The following are from one region of the Nicotiana tomentosiformis chromosome 7, ASM39032v3, whole genome shotgun sequence genome:
- the LOC104086800 gene encoding endoglucanase 11 — translation MVEIMQKKKPSFSLYRFFKHCSVLLLLSTIFSSVRAFDYADALSKSLLYFEAQRSGRLPYNQRVTWRDNSGLTDGLEQGVDLVGGYYDAGDHVKFGLPMAFTVTMLSWGVIEYGEEISYVGEMEHAFEAIKWGTDYFIKAHTSPNVLWAEVGDGDTDHYCWQRPEDMTTSRQAFKIDENNPGSDLAGETAAAMAAASIVFRKNNPHYSHLLLHHAQELFEFGEKYRGKYDNSVGEVKSYYASVSGYEDELLWAALWLYKATDNEKYLKYVINNANSFGGIGWAITEFSWDVKFAGLQIIASKLLHEEKHKEHSHILEQYRSKAEHYICSCLNKNNGSSNVERTPAGLLYVRQWNNMQYVSTSAFLLTVYSDFLQKSNQKISCSEGIVDHIDLFNFAKSQVDYILGLNPRNMSYLVGFGPNYPKRVHHRGASIVSYRENKGFIGCTQGYDYWYNRDEPNPNILIGALVGGPDNQDNFEDDRANYVQTEACTYNTAPLVGIFAKLNFLSNPPLIASF, via the exons ATGGTTGAAATAATGCAGAAGAAGAAGCCCTCTTTCTCTTTGTACAGATTTTTTAAACATTGTTCTGTTCTGCTCTTACTCTCcaccattttttcttctgttagAGCTTTTGATTATGCAGATGCTCTTTCCAAAAGTCTTCTTTATTTTGAAGCTCAAAGGTCTGGTCGTTTACCTTATAACCAACGTGTCACTTGGCGCGACAATTCTGGCTTAACTGATGGCTTAGAACAAGGA GTGGATTTGGTTGGAGGGTACTATGATGCTGGAGACCATGTTAAATTTGGGCTGCCAATGGCGTTTACAGTAACAATGTTGTCTTGGGGTGTAATTGAATATGGTGAAGAGATTTCTTATGTAGGGGAAATGGAACATGCTTTTGAAGCTATCAAATGGGGTACTGATTACTTCATCAAAGCACATACTAGCCCAAATGTGTTATGGGCAGAG GTGGGAGATGGAGATACTGATCATTACTGTTGGCAACGGCCGGAGGACATGACAACTTCTAGGCAAGCATTCAAAATTGACGAGAATAACCCGGGTTCCGACCTAGCCGGAGAGACGGCGGCGGCAATGGCAGCGGCGTCGATTGTGTTTAGGAAAAATAATCCACATTATTCTCACTTACTATTGCACCACGCCCAAGAG TTGTTTGAGTTTGGTGAAAAATACAGAGGGAAATATGATAACAGTGTGGGAGAAGTGAAGAGCTATTATGCATCAGTGAGTGGGTACGAAGATGAGTTGTTGTGGGCAGCATTGTGGCTATACAAAGCCACCGACAATGAGAAGTATTTGAAGTATGTAATTAACAATGCAAATTCCTTTGGGGGTATTGGTTGGGCTATTACTGAGTTCAGTTGGGACGTAAAGTTTGCTGGTCTCCAAATTATTGCTTCCAAG TTACTGCATGAGGAAAAGCACAAGGAACACAGCCACATACTGGAACAATATCGATCAAAAGCCGAACACTACATATGTTCATGTCTTAACAAAAACAACGGTAGTAGCAACGTCGAGCGCACTCCGGCCGGCTTATTATACGTCCGGCAATGGAACAACATGCAGTACGTATCGACGTCGGCTTTTTTACTCACAGTTTACTcagattttcttcaaaaatccaacCAGAAAATCAGCTGCAGTGAAGGAATAGTTGATCATATAGATCTCTTCAATTTTGCAAAATCTCAAGTGGATTACATATTGGGCCTTAACCCAAGAAACATGAGTTATCTTGTGGGCTTTGGCCCAAATTACCCAAAAAGAGTCCACCACAGAGGGGCCTCAATTGTGTCCTATAGGGAAAACAAAGGCTTTATTGGTTGTACTCAAGGGTATGACTATTGGTACAACAGAGATGAGCCCAACCCAAATATTTTAATTGGGGCTTTGGTTGGTGGGCCAGATAATCAAGATAATTTTGAAGATGATAGAGCAAATTATGTGCAGACGGAGGCGTGTACATATAATACAGCACCTCTAGTTGGAATTTTCGCAAAGTTGAATTTCTTGAGTAATCCGCCATTAATTGCATCTTTCTAA
- the LOC104086799 gene encoding protein NRT1/ PTR FAMILY 6.4-like, translating into MVLVDNHAAKDGAEDGTLVDFRGNPVDKSRTGGWLAAGLILGTELSERICVMGISMNLVTYLVGDLHLPASKSANIVTNFMGTLNLLGLLGGFLADAKLGRYLTVAIFASIAALGVTLLTLATSIRSMKPPECDSRKGHCIAASSQQLALLYTALYTLALGGGGIKSNVSGFGSDQFDPSDPKENKSMIYFFNRFYFCISLGSLFAVTVLVYLQDNVGRGWGYGISAGTMVLGVAVLIGGTTFYRFKKPQGSPLTIIWRVLFLAWRKRKLSYPSDPAFLNEYHNAKVQHTHMLRCLDKAAIIDDSATANENSKNRWIVSTVTEVEKVKMVLKLIPIWSTCILFWTVYSQMNTFTIEQATFMNRNVGNFAIPAGSFSFFLFISILLFTSVNERVTVRIARRLTHNIQGLTSLQRVGIGLVLSVAGMVASALVERLRRDRAIHDNFKIRAFWLVPQFFIVGAGEAFAYVGQLEFFIREAPEGMKSMSTGLFLSTLSMGYFVSSLLVSLVTKVTKGSWLKSNLNKGKLDLFYWLLAVLGVINFLVFIVFSMRHQYKVQRLSSLEDSTKELKDWKDLTLGNKEKKLGAEEKEEA; encoded by the exons ATG GTTTTGGTTGATAACCATGCTGCCAAAGATGGTGCAGAAGATGGAACTCTAGTTGATTTTCGAGGAAATCCAGTTGATAAGTCTCGAACAGGGGGATGGCTAGCTGCAGGACTCATTCTAG GAACGGAGTTATCAGAAAGGATATGTGTTATGGGGATATCGATGAATTTAGTTACATACTTGGTTGGAGACTTACATCTTCCAGCCTCCAAATCTGCCAACATTGTCACCAACTTCATGGGCACACTTAATCTTCTTGGTCTTCTAGGTGGTTTCCTTGCAGATGCTAAACTTGGCCGTTATTTGACTGTTGCAATCTTTGCTTCAATTGCTGCTTTG GGGGTAACACTTTTGACACTGGCGACATCCATTCGAAGCATGAAGCCCCCTGAATGTGATTCAAGAAAAGGTCACTGCATTGCAGCCAGTAGCCAGCAACTTGCTCTACTCTATACAGCACTATACACCCtagctcttggtggaggtggaatcaagtcaaacgtttCTGGGTTTGGGTCGGACCAATTTGACCCATCAGATCCTAAGGAAAACAAATCCATGATATACTTCTTCAACAGGTTCTATTTCTGCATAAGCCTGGGTTCTTTGTTTGCAGTGACCGTGTTGGTGTATTTACAAGATAATGTAGGAAGAGGATGGGGATACGGGATATCAGCAGGCACGATGGTCCTGGGTGTGGCTGTATTGATTGGTGGAACGACATTTTATAGATTCAAGAAGCCTCAAGGAAGTCCTTTGACTATCATATGGAGAGTTTTGTTCTTGGCTTGGAGGAAGAGAAAGCTTTCCTACCCTTCTGATCCTGCATTCTTGAATGAATATCACAATGCAAAAGTACAACATACACATATGCTCAG GTGTCTTGACAAGGCAGCCATTATTGATGACAGTGCCACGGCAAATGAAAATAGCAAGAACCGTTGGATTGTTTCAACAGTTACCGAAGTTGAAAAAGTGAAAATGGTGCTTAAACTGATTCCCATATGGTCAACATGCATACTGTTTTGGACAGTATACTCTCAGATGAATACCTTCACCATTGAACAAGCTACTTTCATGAACCGGAATGTCGGCAACTTTGCCATTCCTGCAGGCTCCTTTTCCTTCTTTCTCTTTATTAGCATACTTCTCTTTACTTCAGTAAATGAAAGGGTCACTGTACGTATTGCCAGAAGACTCACTCACAACATCCAAGGACTCACAAGCCTTCAGAGAGTTGGAATTGGACTAGTACTCTCCGTTGCTGGTATGGTAGCTTCAGCTTTGGTAGAACGACTAAGGAGGGACCGTGCCATCCATGACAACTTCAAAATAAGAGCTTTTTGGTTAGTCCCTCAATTCTTCATTGTAGGTGCCGGGGAAGCTTTTGCCTATGTAGGTCAGCTTGAATTTTTCATTAGGGAGGCACCAGAAGGGATGAAATCTATGAGCACAGGCCTATTTCTCAGCACACTCTCAATGGGATATTTTGTGAGTAGCTTGCTAGTGTCCCTTGTAACAAAAGTAACAAAAGGAAGCTGGCTTAAAAGCAATTTAAACAAAGGAAAGCTGGACCTCTTCTACTGGCTGCTCGCAGTGCTTGGAGTAATTAATTTCTTGGTTTTTATTGTTTTTTCAATGAGACACCAATACAAGGTACAACGCCTTAGCAGTCTTGAGGATTCCACAAAAGAGCTCAAGGATTGGAAGGATTTGACCCTTGGCAACAAGGAAAAGAAACTCGGAGCAGAGGAGAAGGAGGAAGCTTAA
- the LOC104112542 gene encoding pyrophosphate--fructose 6-phosphate 1-phosphotransferase subunit beta-like, which produces MAATAKAAAKPGRSTSAYSEVQSNRLIVSLPLPSVLKNPFSVVDGPPSSAAGNPGEIAKLFPNLFGQPSVSLLPGHTSGAALNHNLKIGVVLSGGQAPGGHNVISGIFDYLQEKTKGSTLYGFRGGPAGIMNCKYVELTADFVYPYRNQGGFDMIASGRDKIETDEQFKQAAETAKKLDLDGIVVIGGDDSNTNACLLAENFRGKGFKTRVIGCPKTIDGDLKCKEVPTSFGFDTACKIYAEMIGNVMIDARSTGKYYHFVRLMGRAASHITLECALQTHSNITIIGEEVAAQKQTLKSVTDYIVGVICKRAKLGYNYGVILIPEGLIDFIPEVQQLIAELNEILANDVIDEGGNWKKKLRSQSHELFEFLPQAIQEQLLLERDPHGNVQVAKIETEKMLIQMVEAELENKRKEGSYTKHFKGQSHFFGYEGRCGLPSSFDSNYCYALGYGAGALLHSGKTGLISSVGNLGAPVEDWTVGGTALTSLMDVERRHGKFKPVIKKAMVELDGAPFKKFASLREEWALKNRYFSPGPLQFVGPTSNEINHTLMLELGAKA; this is translated from the exons ATGGCAGCAACAGCAAAAGCAGCAGCAAAGCCAGGACGATCGACTTCGGCGTACAGCGAAGTCCAAAGCAACCGTCTCATTGTATCGCTTCCTCTTCCTTCCGTTCTCAAAAATCCATTTTCTGTCGTTGATGGCCCCCCTAGTTCTGCCGCTGGAAATCCAG GTGAAATTGCAAAGCTTTTCCCAAATCTGTTTGGGCAGCCTTCCGTGTCGTTACTGCCAGGTCACACATCAGGAGCTGCATTGAATCATAATCTTAAAATCGGGGTTGTATTGTCTGGAGGACAGGCACCTGGTGGGCACAATGTCATCTCTGGAATTTTTG ATTATTTGCAGGAGAAAACGAAAGGTAGCACACTCTATGGATTTAGGGGAGGTCCAGCAGGAATAATGAACTGTAAATATGTAGAGTTGACAGCGGATTTCGTTTATCCTTACAGAAATCAA GGTGGTTTTGATATGATCGCTAGTGGTAGAGACAAGATAGAAACCGATGAACAG TTCAAACAAGCTGCAGAAACAGCTAAGAAACTTGACTTAGATGGGATAGTTGTGATTGGCGGAGATGATTCAAACACGAATGCTTGTCTTCTAGCTGAGAACTTCAG GGGTAAAGGCTTTAAAACTCGGGTTATTGGATGCCCAAAGACAATTGATGGTGATTTGAAATGCAAAGAAGTTCCTACTAGTTTCGGATTTGATACTGCTTGCAAG ATATATGCAGAAATGATTGGAAATGTCATGATAGATGCGCGTTCAACAGGAAAATACTATCACT TTGTAAGGCTTATGGGTCGTGCTGCATCACACATCACATTGGAGTGTGCTCTACAGACGCATTCGAACATTACCATCATCGGTGAAGAG GTCGCAGCTCAGAAGCAAACACTTAAAAGTGTTACAGATTATATCGTAGGAGTAATCTGCAAACGTGCAAAACTTGGCTATAATTATGGGGTTATACTAATACCCGAAGGCTTGATTGACTTCATCCCAGAG GTGCAACAGTTGATTGCAGAGCTCAATGAAATACTGGCTAATGATGTTATTGATGAAGGTGGCAATTGGAAAAAGAAGCTCAGAAGCCAGTCTCATGAGCTCTTCGAATTCCTACCACAAGCAATTCAGGAGCAGTTACTTCTTGAAAGAGATCCACATGGAAATGTCCAG GTTGCCAAAATAGAAACCGAGAAAATGCTTATTCAAATGGTGGAAGCTGAACTGGAGAACAAGAGGAAGGAAGGTTCTTATACCAAACATTTTAAAGGGCAGTCTCATTTTTTCGG TTATGAGGGCAGATGTGGTTTGCCTTCGAGTTTTGACTCCAACTATTGCTATGCATTGGGTTACGGGGCTGGAGCACTTCTTCATTCAGGAAAAACAGGCTTGATTTCCTCG GTGGGAAATTTGGGAGCTCCAGTTGAAGACTGGACTGTAGGTGGAACAGCACTAACATCATTGATGGATGTGGAAAGGAGACATG GTAAGTTCAAGCCTGTGATTAAGAAGGCAATGGTGGAATTAGATG GTGCTCCTTTCAAAAAATTTGCTTCCTTGCGAGAAGAGTGGGCTCTAAAGAATCGATACTTTAGCCCTG GTCCACTTCAATTTGTCGGCCCAACATCAAATGAAATCAATCACACTTTAATGCTGGAGTTGGGAGCCAAAGCTTAA